Below is a genomic region from Sander vitreus isolate 19-12246 chromosome 15, sanVit1, whole genome shotgun sequence.
cagtaaaaaaaaaaagatgcagccTTCTGAAATCCCCGTTGGAAATGGTTTTGACGCTGTTAGACAAACCAAGTAACGATTCTCAACAATTTCAAATCATTTACACTGCATATCAAGCTTTCCACTGTGCTTGTTTGATGGTTAAATTAGAGTATACATATATCTGTGGGCACAATCGTAATAGATTTTAGCTCTTTGCCTGTTTTGAGCGGACTTCTTCATGGTCTTTCTCAGCCAATTCTTAAATAGTTTGTCTCAGGAAACACACAGGTCATCTATAGTAAGTTCACGGCTGCTGGAACACCAGAGTCCTCTGTTTCTGAACGAATGAACAAACTGTTGAACGGTCATTTTCTACATTTGGGGTCCCTGCTGAGGCTGGAGGGTACGTCAAATCAATTTTGACTTAATACTGCGATGTGTAACACGTGTTAATTTATTTCAGACACAACAGCTGGGAGCCCCAAGAAAACATCCTTGACCCAAGACTGTTGGCTGCATTCAACAAAAAGTGAGTGTCCTTATCGAGACATTAACACGTCAATGAGTGGAGTTAAACATTAGCCTTgtaacactcaaacacacattaaGTGATATGATTAAGTGGTTTATGCAATCTCAATAAAATGGCATATTTTACTAGCATTTATAGACACATTCTTAACTTGCACTATTTACATTTGCACTgttttactattattattattattgttgctttaattttcacatgctgccttttaaaaaaaaatatattttgtatatttgtagtaTATATTGTAGATTTTACATTGTTCTGCATGCTGTGGACAGCAAAGGAAGAATTCCATTGTACAGGGAAACATGTTTCCTTACTGTGCATATGACAGTAAAACTTTGAACTTGTTGCATTTCTAGCATTGCATAAGAAAGTATAGCAACATttgaaacatagaaaaaaatGCAGACCTAATTAATACACGTTAGATGTAGTTGTAATGCTAGTGATATTTCAAATACTTGATATTGATATTTTGCTGTCTTTATTTAAATTTGTTGGCCATCATATTGCTCATCTGCTTCATGTTTTAATCATACTGAACactgaaacaacaaaaatgtcaaatttagTCTACAAAATCCACCGTTAAGCATtcgttaacatatatatatattttttttacagagagCAAGAAAAAGAGCTTCTAATGCGCAAGAAAGGGAAAAGGCCGAGAGGACGACCACGGAAAATCCTAGTAAGTACAATTTAAAGCACAATGTTATTCTTTGTTGGCGTAGTACACCGTATCTGACACCTGCTCTTCCATTTAGGAAAATGTGCCTGAAGCTCTTAAGTCAAGCAGCTCTTCATCTGGCTCGTCATCAGCGTCCTCcgattcctcctcctcctcgtgctcctcctcttcatcctcgtCAGATGATGACGACGACGATGACGACGACGACTGCCACGCTAAACCGGCAACCCCGGGTGTCAGAACACGAGACCTTCACCCTGTCCCTCAGAAGAAGGCACAGATTGTCGTCGCAAAACAGGAGCCCCCAAAGAAGCGAAGCAAGAAACCTCAGTCCACTGAAACAAAGGAATTTCCACAGAACAAGGGCCCTCGCAAAATCCTGAAGTCGTCCAAAGATACTGATCTTCCGGGGGCGATCAAGAAGCCCGTTCACCCAGCGAGCTTCACCTTCATGGGTTTCCCTCGGGGCTCGCCTCGGGATACAGTGGGTGGTCAGAACAGGAGCCCTTTGACCCAGGGCGGGGCTGTTAAAAACTCTGTGAGCACCGTGGGATCTTGCAGGTCAGTCCAGCCTGCCTCCCTGTCCCTGAACAAATCCAGTCAGAGCAGGAATGTTGCTGAGGGTAAACTGTCCATCTCCAGTATGAGCAGCGGGACAAGTCTGGATTTGAAAGCAGCTACTAGTAAATCAAAAGGGGTAGCGGCGTTGAATTTGAATGCATCCAAACTTCTCGTTCAAGGAAGCACTCAGCATACACTAAGCTCCCCCAATGGACAAAAGAAACCCCAGGCCCCTGTGTCAACGATGCAGCGGATACCCAATACTAAAGCAGTGGCTACCTTACCATCGAAAAATGCCTCCTCCAATCAAGGTTCTGGCCCTCAGCCACTCAACCTTCAGAACAAACTGGTGCAAAGCAACGATGCTCCTGGAAATGGCACTACGCCAACGTCAGGCCTGAGAAATGCAACAAACCCAGCAAGGAAAACCACCGTCTCCCAGAATCAGGAATATAATTCGCCTAAGAGTCCAGTGACCCCTGGAAGACTTCAGGCCAGAAAGAGCCAGCCTGGAGCAGACAAGGCCAGGGAGGCGACCGAAATCCAGACCCCCAGAGTCCAAGGCAGGCTGGACAAGAGCAGTGTGCAGAAATCCTCCACAGAGGTCCAGAGCCAGCAAGAGAGATCGGCCCCCAAAGACAAGAAAGCCAAAACGAATGACATGAGCACAGGCGAAGAGGAGAGCAGCTCAGACTCGGACCAGGATCCTTCCTACGTTGGACAAGATCACTCTGTAGCGGTCCAGAACCAGGACTGGAAGCCCACACGTAGTCTGATAGAACACGTGTTTGTAACGGATGTCACTGCTAATCTAGTTACTGTCACAGTCAAGGAGTCGCCGACCAGTGTGGGCTTCTTCAGCATTCGCAACTACTGACAGGACCCCAGACACTGCAAACCAGATGGGTTTTGAAGcaaacgggggggggggggtttcggGTTCTGAAGGAATTAGATAAAACCTTTGGCTGGAGAATTCCTGAGGAATGCATCAGCGACTGGAGGTCAATTTGCGATTCATCTTCTTTTAGTAAAAGACCAGtttttaggtttaaaaaaaaatatatatataacaaaaaggACAGAACACCAGTTATTGATTGTGATTATTTATTTGCTCATGTCTACAAATTGTTCAAGAAATGGCAGTGGAGAAAGGGCAATGCCCACCGAGGTGTAAGAGGCTGTGTTTTGGTCTGAGGAAACTAATCCTGGTTTCAGTGAGTCCTAACTTGCGTTGTAACTGGGGTCCTGGAGAAAAATAacgtattcattcattcaagtgTCAAGACAAAACTCCAATGCCCCGTGTAGGTTGCAGGTAGGATCATTCATGTTGATCTCgtctgtgttttctctgttgATGAGATCTGTTTTGTTATAACATACACCACAGCAGATAAGAGGAATGTCTTCATGATGAAATGGTAGGCATGAGCAGGAGGCGTAGCTTCTTTTATGGGTAGGAGACATTTAGTCCATGTGTCAGTGCTGTAAATCCATATCAATTAATAGCTAATGTAaaccagtttttatttttttatttttagtatagcattgtttattttttcataagTTAGCTACCTcgttttttttgacgttttgcTGCAAATGTATATTAATTTCTCGGGGGACAGGAAAGCCTTTCCCTCCAGGATATACCATCAGTGTGTCCATGTAATTGTTATTCATATAGCTCTAAATGTATTGTGACTCTCGTGCTGTATAAACTTGTCAGTACCAGCaaccagctccagcagcagacaATGGCTTTATTTTTGGTGTAATGAAAAGCTCCATCAGAGCAGCCTCTGAGTTCCACCCGGTGTTAAACTGGGCGCACCATTATCGTCTCAAAAAGAAGTTTCATTCCACAGTACAGCCAGCTTATCAGCACAGTTTCTTCAAACAGGCTGAAGCATGTGGGGAGTCAGATACAGTATCTCAGTGTTCAGATAAGACTCGGCCTGAGCTTTGCTCTTCTGCCTCTGCATCACTTCTGGACTTCATTCACCAGCAACTCTACTCTTCTCAGACTTGTAATTAATATGGACAAACACCAGAGGCTAGGTGCTTGTGTTGACATGACGGGGTGATCTGGGTCAGTACACCCGACGATGCCGCTCCCTCAGTCTGTTGGAGctttcccatgagcctttgaGACGAGGCAACTGCTTTGAAACCACTGTGGGAAACGGTTGGGTGTGGACAAAGCTTGACAATAAACCGCTCCGCATTGTTTGTCGCCGACCACAAAAACACCAGATGTCGTTGGGTCGGTTGCTGGTGTTTCAAAATGTCGAGGACTGAAATACCagatatgttttgttttcttgtttttcttttcctttgcaGCTGCAGACGTCTCACTTTCACCTGCCTGCATGGGTTCAGGAGCTGCAGGCCCGGCCtcccagaaagaaaaaaaaatagatcttTATGTGATGTAACGGAAAAGAAACCACAACAATGTGCGCTACTTTCTGCTCCCTTGAGAGGAGTTCAGCAACAAAGCACTTCGACTGAACTCTTCTGTCTAATCCTGCTCTGCAGACTgtgcctttctttctctcaaagACTAAACACAAAGGCATTACCCCAAAGATAGCTAGAATTTCAGGTTGTTCAATAAAGGAGTACCCGTAGAGCATAGCATAGAGACTGCACCATTGTCATGTTCTTGTCTGTATTGttttgaaacagaaaaaaaaaaagacttatcaCAAATGTATGGAACAGACACATATTTGATGCCTTAATGAAGCAATAGATTACAGTTATTGAAGTAGTTTCTATTCAGGACCAgctgaaaacaaaatgtgtgaaTTCTCATATTACAGGTGAAAAACATTAGTGCAAAGCATTTGCTGTCTTGTCAATATAGTTTCTGCATATATTTCTTTAAAGTCAAAAGCATGCATCAGGCAGTAGGTACAGTTTAGTCTAGGCGCAGTCACAATGTCATTTATCACTACCATGGTATAGGCTATGGGGTAGCGCACGGTGTTTATAGgagaatgtttattttttattgtatttgctTTTCTTAATGAAAAGAACGAACTTGGCATACGTATGTTTCCAGTtgtgatcattttattttattttagatctACTAACCATCTCAATGGTATGTTCTctttacaatttatttatttcaaatttaAGAGCCTTTCAGGGTAGGACGGTGTCATCAATCCTTGTATTGTGCCACTTGTCAAATTGACTAATAAATGGTACAAACTTATGTGTGACTTGTTTGTtttgccaaacatttgctggttccagcttctaaaatgtaAGAATGTGCTGCTTTTATCAGAGTTAAACGACTGTAAATTGAATATGTTTGGATTAGTACAAAACGAGCAATTTGAAGACAACACGCTGGGCTCCTGCAGTTGCTATTGGACATATTACAGACTAACCAATTAATTACGCTTCTTCCAGCACGTTAGCAGTGTCGGTGTAGTCTTCATTAACACCACTGCTAAATAAATCACATCTATTAGGGAGGAAACAAGATAACAGAAACTCAGTCAAGACTTTTTATCTCTTGTCTCCACTGCAACTCATGGACATGTTTACTataacaaccactagatggtgctGTTGTACTTGAAGGCAAAGACACCCAAGAGCGCTTCAGTTTCTTAATTAGCCATAATTATATAATCTGTTCATGTTATCTGTTCAACTCAATGCATCTTATTATGCAGCAAACAAACTGTCACTTTTCTGATTCTCTTACATTAAAAGCTCCCACTACAGTTACACTTTAGTATTCTCTCTATAATAATAGTACAACAGCATTTACTGATATTTCCTCTATAGTAAAATACATACAATGATACAAACCGCATCACGTTTTTGTTCTCAACAATGGCTCGAGTTTTAAGTTATCTACGACCACAGTTTCTCATTTCAAGAGCTTGCCAAGAGAAATGTAGATGTCCTCTGTTTCCACTGCATCCTCATCTGATGATCTTGATAACATTGTAAACCTTTACATGCCTCTGACATGCCAACACTTACACTGTATGGCCAGTGATTCAATTTCAGCCGCTCATTCCGTTTGATTTGCCTCGGCTCTGTGTAGGTATGGAGTGTGGCTTGGCTATGCAATACCTTGTGTGTCTCTAACCCACAAACTTGGGAGTCCAGAGCTCCACTGAGGACAGGGGAGGCAACTGCAGAGTAACTCAGCTTTTGAATTGGCACTTAGTCTTTCAAATCAAATAATCTCTTAGTAACAGCAGAGTGGACTTCTAACAGGACAGAGGACAATACAGCCCGTCTGTCTGTCCGGTTTCCCATCATTCCTCAGCTGCCAGAACTGGCCATTTTGTTGTAATAAATGGCTATTGTCACAGTTAACTCTTGACCTGTAATCATAACAGATCAGAAAAGTGCTATGTTCTTTGTACAGAAATGACTGGCTGATTAATCGTTTAGTCAAAAGACTAAAGAAATAATTGACAATTTAACAATCTATCAACTGTTTTAAGTGACATCAATTCAAAGCTTCCCCAATCTGAGAATCTGCAGCATTTCTATACCTCATATCGTGATATACTGAATGTCTTTAGGGATCTTAACTGTTCAGACAAAAAAATGATAACTGAAGATGACACCTTTGGGTTCTGGGAGTTTCCAAAATGTATCgattattcatattttataagcCGATTTCTTGTATGTAAAaactgaatctgcaaagtaagtaGTTACTATAACTGTTGAATACATGTAGTGGAATaacaagtacaatatttccaacTGAAATGTAGCATAATATGGAAATACTCAACTAAGGTGCAAATATAtcaaaactgtacttaagtacagtacttaagtaaacatAAGTAGGTATAGTAAGCCTATATTCTAGTTCTCAGTAGCATACATGTGGGGAAAGTGGTGCAAGAAGCTCATTTTAcagcattgttattgttctgCTGAAGAGACTAAATGAACAAGAAAGTCTGCAACACCTttcaacacacagacacccctctccctctttcaccACCCCTGTATTTACACACTCTTAAAAACACTGTCACACAGCCTGACTAACTGACAGAAGTTATCATTACACAAAGCACTCGATTCCATAATTTATAGAGATCCCCGTCCCAGTCATGTGGAATTCTCCCAAAATAAATTCAAGTAAACACTTACGCGACAAAGAGGCACTCACAGTGGCCTGGTATGCATAAACAGTATGAACAGTGTGACAGTGTAatcccaaccccccccccccccaattccAACACATACATATACCCAACAACCCGGCCCAGCACTGACTTCAGGCTGGGGTTGGAAATGAGCCTAAACCCCCACCTCACCACCAGCGCCGATGCACCAACCCCGATTCCCCCCCACACCTGACTCCTGGCAAAATAAGCCAGACTCCAATCCATCTTCCATCGCAATAACACACCCCACCAAACCATGTTGTTTTGAAGAGCATTCAGCAAGTTCATCTCCggggatgtttttgtttttttccccagaaaGTGTTATTGTTTTAGCAACACAAGATGCTGTAAATCAATCAGCTCTTTGCTTAACTCTGGCCTTTGTTTAAAAGCCAGAAATATGCTTTTTTCCATGATGCATTGTTGTAAGTAAGCAACTGATACAAAGGATGAGTAGGGACGCATGGGAACATATTTTACCTACCTTTTCATTTGCAGAAAAAGGTTTTACTTATCTTTGCAGGCACACAATCTTCACTATGTAAATTACTAGTACAAAGTATAGAAATGATTGTCAGAAAAGGGTCTATTATTCAGAAAGGTACACAGTGGTTTCTCATAacagttatattttgttcttttattgCTTTATAAAGGCTCCATATCGCAAAGAAGCAACAgtaaaaaacttttttattttctactttGGCCAGACTCCAGGCTGGATGCTGACTAATATGGGTATTTAAAAGCCAATACTGATATTGATATTTAATTTtctctgtttgtatttgtgtttggaaTCCTCTCTACCTTGAGAATTGTAACCAAACAGGGCTGGTTGAGTTTAAAACGCCTGGGATGGTTGCTATTCGATTTCAAAGGGAATGTTTAGAAACCTGATCCGACCCTCCAGCAAGCATACCTTCTACACCCACGTCTCCCTCGCCCCTCATTCTAAATCACTCCACTGGAGCAGTGTAAACAAACTTCAGTTTGCTCTCTGATATTGAGAGGTTAAGACAAGCGGCAATCCTCCACTATGACAACACGGCCTCAGACAGACGATGTCATCTGTCTTACCTCACTCTCCATCCATCACTACGCCGGAGTCGACATGTCTGACAGTCCCACTCTTGCTTTTCTCGCTGGCACAGGCCTCCACATCTGTCACATTTTCCTCCAAGCTTACTTTTATTACACCGGATGAACTCCGCCTCCTTCCCTCTGAATTCACGGACACCTGAAGGGCAAGCAGGCAGAGAGAAAACCTATTGATTAGTCGTGGTATCTGATGTCATCCTCGTTCCATGAAACACTTTTTCAATTGCCACTCAACTACCTGTAAAACGTGAGAGATGCAATGCCAGAGCCATATTGTTCCAATATAATTCATTTGAAGCTTCTACTTGGacacatcaaatgtcaaagtaataaaaatatgaagtaactcaatgaatgaataatgagtGAAATTAGAGGGAAATTAATTTATTGGGTTTGTAAGTCAGTTATGCAAATAAAGCTTTGTATGTTACAAATtatataataaacatttcacAATAAACTACATTGAGTGATTTGAGTTTTTGAGCTGGAAAAGGCAGAACAAATTGATAAATAAGAATTGAATAATTAATCATAACTTTGACTGGCCTGAAAAGGTTGGAGTATGGTTCAGAgcttatataattatataaaataatatcaacTGCTTTTCTCACCTCCACGTCAAGGCTATTTTAAAGGGCAAGCTAATAAGAAGTTAATACAACACCTTTTAAGTCCTAGCCTTATGGGGATCATAAGCAGGTCAACTCTAGATACTTTGGAAGAATGATACATGTTATATATTACGAGCACACAACTTTAAAACTAATTAAATGTGTACAGTCCTACAGTCCTTGTCAGCAACATTTGGGATAACCACAACTGATTTATTACTATTTAAAGAAGTCAGACAGAAGCATAttgcaaatgaaagaaaagcgTGTAAGAGTTTCTCAGTACTGAAGAGATAATAATATAATGCAATCTTTGTGAAAGTCATAATATGTCATTCAAACTTCAAGTCAAACCTGATACCAATAATTCTGCCTCTTAAAACAAGGTAGAAATACCATCAACTGTCTGTAGCTCAGTTGACAGTATATCTTTGGTAGTGAAGCCAATAAGTTGTACAGTTACTGTAAGTCCTTGTAGAGCGGTAAGATGTTCTTGGACATCTGTATCTAACATACAGTTAAATAGGAACAACCAGGCCCAGTGTTGTGTGCATGACAACATGCAGTTGCATAACATTAGCACAGATGTGTCTATAGATGACATCATAGtgtttaaagataaaaaaaattaaaggacCTAAAACTGAGCCTTGAGGCACACCGAATGATGTGTCAGAGTTCAAAGACAGGTGAACTGCAAACCACAAAATCTCTACTTGTC
It encodes:
- the cbx2 gene encoding chromobox protein homolog 2, translated to MEELSAVGEQVFDAECILNKRLRKGKLEFLVKWRGWSSKHNSWEPQENILDPRLLAAFNKKEQEKELLMRKKGKRPRGRPRKILENVPEALKSSSSSSGSSSASSDSSSSSCSSSSSSSDDDDDDDDDDCHAKPATPGVRTRDLHPVPQKKAQIVVAKQEPPKKRSKKPQSTETKEFPQNKGPRKILKSSKDTDLPGAIKKPVHPASFTFMGFPRGSPRDTVGGQNRSPLTQGGAVKNSVSTVGSCRSVQPASLSLNKSSQSRNVAEGKLSISSMSSGTSLDLKAATSKSKGVAALNLNASKLLVQGSTQHTLSSPNGQKKPQAPVSTMQRIPNTKAVATLPSKNASSNQGSGPQPLNLQNKLVQSNDAPGNGTTPTSGLRNATNPARKTTVSQNQEYNSPKSPVTPGRLQARKSQPGADKAREATEIQTPRVQGRLDKSSVQKSSTEVQSQQERSAPKDKKAKTNDMSTGEEESSSDSDQDPSYVGQDHSVAVQNQDWKPTRSLIEHVFVTDVTANLVTVTVKESPTSVGFFSIRNY